The following coding sequences are from one Rathayibacter sp. SW19 window:
- a CDS encoding succinate dehydrogenase iron-sulfur subunit, whose amino-acid sequence MSNAVLETPPAAEAPIQSFTVTFIIRRFDPDVDAEPHWQDFDVEMYATDRVLDALHKIKWEQDGSLTFRRSCAHGVCGSDAMRINGRNRLACKTLIKDLDISKPIYIEALKGLPLEKDLVVDMEPFFESYRAVQPFLQAHSTPPEGRERLQSAEQRARFDDTTKCILCAACTSSCPVFWTDGQYFGPAAIVNAHRFIFDSRDDASGVRLDILNDKEGVWRCRTTFNCTEACPRGIQITQAIAEVKQAIMRGHA is encoded by the coding sequence ATGTCCAACGCCGTCCTCGAGACCCCTCCTGCAGCCGAAGCGCCCATTCAGTCATTCACCGTCACGTTCATCATCCGCCGGTTCGACCCCGACGTGGATGCCGAGCCGCACTGGCAAGATTTCGACGTCGAAATGTACGCGACCGACCGGGTGCTCGACGCCCTGCACAAGATCAAGTGGGAGCAAGATGGGTCACTGACCTTCCGCCGCTCTTGCGCACACGGCGTCTGCGGTTCGGATGCGATGCGAATCAACGGACGGAACAGGCTCGCCTGCAAGACCCTGATCAAAGATCTCGACATCTCCAAGCCGATCTACATCGAAGCTCTCAAGGGCCTGCCCCTCGAGAAGGATCTCGTCGTCGACATGGAGCCGTTCTTCGAGTCGTACCGGGCCGTGCAGCCGTTCCTGCAGGCGCACAGCACCCCGCCGGAGGGTCGCGAACGCCTGCAGTCGGCCGAGCAACGCGCCCGGTTCGACGACACGACGAAGTGTATTCTCTGCGCGGCATGTACCTCGTCATGCCCGGTGTTCTGGACCGATGGACAGTACTTCGGCCCCGCCGCAATCGTCAACGCACACCGGTTCATCTTCGACTCGAGGGACGACGCCTCCGGTGTTCGCCTCGACATTTTGAACGACAAGGAAGGCGTGTGGCGCTGCCGCACAACGTTCAACTGCACGGAGGCGTGCCCCCGCGGCATCCAGATCACGCAGGCGATCGCCGAGGTCAAGCAGGCGATAATGCGCGGTCACGCATGA
- a CDS encoding HAD family hydrolase, whose product MFDLDDTLFAHRGAMDAGILEYSRVLGGPYTGGEPEAEIAFWTELEERHYHSYLAGDLDYEGQRIARARDFAARHEVVLDDAAASAWYTEFFTHYIDNWRLQEDALPCLDRMAARGIRIGLITNGDLDYQLRKIERVGLTPRFEHIVTSGAFGIAKPDARIFQHACALFGVEPADAAYVGDRLATDAIGAARAGLTGVWLDRVGATVASATADAAAAAAGVIRVTSLDALPAAFDRR is encoded by the coding sequence CTGTTCGACCTCGACGACACTCTGTTCGCCCATCGAGGGGCCATGGATGCCGGCATTCTTGAGTACTCGCGAGTGCTCGGCGGCCCATACACGGGAGGCGAGCCGGAGGCCGAGATCGCCTTCTGGACCGAGCTTGAAGAACGGCACTACCACTCGTATCTTGCTGGTGACCTCGATTACGAAGGCCAGCGAATCGCGCGTGCGCGCGACTTTGCCGCGCGACACGAGGTGGTGCTCGACGACGCTGCCGCATCCGCCTGGTACACCGAGTTCTTCACTCATTACATCGACAATTGGCGGCTGCAGGAGGACGCGCTGCCGTGCCTGGACCGCATGGCCGCGCGCGGCATCCGGATCGGTTTGATCACGAACGGCGATCTCGACTACCAGTTGCGCAAGATCGAGCGGGTCGGGCTGACGCCTCGCTTCGAACACATTGTCACCTCGGGTGCGTTCGGCATTGCAAAACCGGATGCGCGGATCTTCCAGCACGCCTGCGCTCTGTTCGGCGTCGAACCGGCCGACGCCGCGTATGTCGGCGACCGGCTGGCGACGGATGCGATCGGTGCAGCACGCGCCGGCCTCACCGGCGTCTGGCTCGATCGCGTCGGCGCAACGGTGGCGTCAGCAACCGCAGACGCAGCGGCGGCGGCCGCCGGAGTCATCCGTGTCACCTCGCTGGATGCCTTGCCCGCCGCGTTCGACCGGCGCTGA
- a CDS encoding enoyl-CoA hydratase, protein MTEPQASADVVVTFDAAVTTIRLNRPEKMNGLTTAVKTRLRDSLLVAADDTAVRAVVITGTGRAFCAGQDLAEFAAHPSGDEVAATIADYYNPIVRAITSMPKPVIAALNGTAAGAGLSIALACDLRIAATSAKLTTAFADVGLACDTGISWTLPRIVGRARALDLLLRPRAVDSEEALRLGLVNAVVPDAEFAGEVARLAAELAAGPTLALGAIKAAVNHSEFSSLDDALAFEAGGMVRTAASLDHRVALQAFPEKRRPTFTGA, encoded by the coding sequence ATGACAGAACCACAGGCATCGGCAGACGTGGTGGTTACGTTCGACGCAGCGGTCACGACGATCCGGCTCAACCGCCCAGAGAAGATGAACGGGCTGACGACCGCGGTGAAGACCCGGTTGCGAGACTCCCTGCTGGTCGCGGCGGACGACACCGCGGTGCGCGCCGTGGTCATCACCGGCACCGGGCGCGCGTTCTGCGCGGGCCAAGACCTGGCCGAATTCGCGGCGCATCCGAGTGGTGATGAGGTCGCCGCCACGATCGCCGACTATTACAACCCGATCGTGCGCGCGATCACCAGCATGCCGAAGCCGGTGATCGCGGCACTGAACGGCACGGCGGCAGGCGCTGGACTGTCGATCGCGCTGGCCTGTGATCTGCGCATCGCTGCGACATCCGCGAAACTCACAACGGCATTCGCTGACGTCGGTTTGGCCTGCGACACCGGCATCTCGTGGACGCTGCCGCGCATTGTAGGCCGTGCACGCGCGCTTGACCTGCTGCTGCGGCCCCGGGCAGTCGACTCGGAGGAGGCACTGCGGCTTGGACTGGTCAACGCGGTCGTGCCGGACGCGGAGTTCGCGGGCGAAGTCGCGCGCCTCGCCGCTGAGTTAGCTGCCGGGCCGACGCTGGCCTTGGGCGCGATCAAAGCAGCCGTTAACCACAGTGAATTCTCCAGTCTTGATGACGCGCTCGCGTTTGAGGCCGGCGGGATGGTGCGCACTGCGGCGTCGCTCGATCACCGCGTCGCGCTCCAAGCGTTCCCTGAAAAGCGGCGGCCGACATTCACCGGCGCCTGA
- the trpS gene encoding tryptophan--tRNA ligase, whose amino-acid sequence MTDKPRLYSGIQPSSDSLHLGNYIGALLQWRQLQQENEAFFCVVDLHAITVPQDPNELAAHTRRTAAQYIAAGIDPSASTLYVQSQVPAHAQLAWILNTITGFGEASRMTQFKDKSARYGAEGTTVGLFAYPMLMAADILLYDSELVPVGEDQRQHVELTRDLAERFNSRFGQTFVIPEAVIQKETARIYDLQNPTSKMSKSADSQAGIIWLLDEPGVTRKKIMRAVTDNDGAVRFDRAAKPGVANLLTIYSALTGRTIATLEDEYASKGYGDFKKDLADVVVGEFEPVRARALELLADPAELDRLLGANAARASAVAEKTLATVYDRVGLLGRA is encoded by the coding sequence ATGACTGACAAACCCCGGCTCTATTCGGGCATTCAACCATCCTCGGATTCGCTTCATCTGGGCAACTACATCGGCGCTCTGCTGCAGTGGAGGCAGTTGCAGCAGGAGAACGAGGCGTTCTTCTGCGTGGTCGACCTGCACGCCATCACGGTTCCGCAAGACCCGAACGAGCTCGCAGCCCACACTCGGCGCACGGCTGCGCAGTACATCGCCGCCGGCATCGACCCGTCGGCGTCGACGCTGTACGTGCAGTCACAGGTGCCCGCGCACGCGCAACTCGCCTGGATCCTCAACACGATCACCGGGTTCGGCGAGGCATCGCGCATGACCCAGTTCAAGGACAAGTCGGCGCGTTACGGTGCAGAAGGCACCACGGTCGGACTGTTCGCCTATCCAATGCTGATGGCCGCGGACATCCTGCTCTACGACAGCGAGCTGGTGCCGGTCGGCGAAGACCAGCGCCAACACGTCGAACTCACGCGTGACCTCGCCGAGCGTTTCAACTCGCGGTTCGGCCAGACATTCGTGATACCGGAGGCGGTGATTCAGAAGGAGACCGCACGTATCTACGACCTGCAGAATCCCACGTCGAAGATGTCCAAATCTGCCGATTCGCAGGCCGGGATCATCTGGCTGCTCGACGAGCCCGGCGTCACGCGCAAGAAGATCATGCGGGCGGTGACCGATAACGACGGCGCGGTGCGGTTCGACCGCGCCGCGAAGCCCGGCGTCGCCAACCTGCTCACGATTTACTCGGCATTGACCGGTCGCACGATCGCGACCCTCGAAGACGAGTACGCCAGCAAAGGTTACGGCGACTTCAAGAAGGACCTTGCCGATGTCGTTGTCGGCGAATTCGAGCCGGTGCGCGCCCGCGCGCTTGAGTTGCTGGCTGACCCGGCGGAGCTGGATCGCCTGCTCGGGGCCAACGCGGCGCGCGCATCCGCGGTGGCCGAGAAGACGCTCGCGACCGTTTACGACCGCGTCGGCCTGCTGGGCCGCGCCTGA
- a CDS encoding exodeoxyribonuclease III: protein MASSHKPLRIASVNVNGIRAAFRRGMESWVNSRDVDIIALQEVRASTEDLEGLFGDGWHILHDPATAKGRAGVALVSRRAASAHRVELGAADFDSSGRWLEADYEVNGRPVTVVSTYVHSGEADTPKQVEKYKFLDAMIERMPALAASNPLSVIMGDLNVGHRTLDIKNWKGNVKRAGFLPEERAYFDRFFGAEDDPAYNAGAGLGWIDIGRKWAGETDGPYTWWSWRGQAFDNDTGWRIDYQAATPALATQVVDYTVDRAAAYDQRWSDHTPVVVDYAL from the coding sequence ATGGCCTCTTCCCACAAACCGCTCCGCATCGCCAGCGTCAACGTCAACGGCATCCGCGCCGCCTTCCGCAGGGGCATGGAGAGCTGGGTGAACAGCCGCGATGTCGACATCATCGCGTTGCAGGAGGTCCGCGCGTCGACCGAAGATCTTGAGGGCCTGTTCGGAGACGGCTGGCACATCCTGCATGACCCCGCGACGGCAAAAGGCAGGGCCGGGGTTGCGCTGGTCAGCCGAAGAGCGGCATCCGCTCACCGGGTCGAACTGGGTGCTGCCGACTTCGACAGCTCGGGCCGCTGGCTCGAGGCGGACTATGAGGTGAACGGCAGGCCCGTCACGGTCGTCAGCACGTACGTGCACTCCGGCGAGGCAGACACGCCGAAGCAGGTGGAGAAGTACAAGTTTCTGGACGCCATGATCGAGCGGATGCCCGCGCTCGCGGCATCCAATCCGCTGTCTGTCATCATGGGCGACCTGAACGTCGGCCACCGCACTCTGGACATCAAGAACTGGAAGGGCAACGTCAAGCGCGCCGGCTTCCTGCCGGAAGAGCGCGCGTACTTCGATCGGTTCTTCGGTGCGGAGGACGACCCTGCCTACAACGCGGGCGCCGGCCTCGGCTGGATCGACATCGGCCGCAAGTGGGCAGGCGAGACCGACGGGCCTTATACCTGGTGGTCCTGGCGCGGTCAGGCGTTCGACAACGACACCGGCTGGCGCATCGACTATCAGGCAGCCACCCCCGCCCTCGCAACACAGGTTGTGGACTATACGGTCGACCGCGCGGCCGCCTATGACCAGCGATGGTCCGATCACACACCTGTCGTCGTCGATTACGCGTTGTAG
- a CDS encoding YihY/virulence factor BrkB family protein has product MAKDAGDDTGADADTGADTHTAAPTGIRRLIARVTRIVHWVQATTPMRAFTRFSGKRGGLLAAGMSYQALFAVLAALWLVFAVAGLWLSSNQELLKALIELINQGVPGLIGADGVISEAALSRLAGTLGWTGLIAAIGLLWTAIGWLASTREAIRTMFDVPDDTLNVILQKLRDLGLALGFGILLTLAAAVSLLSTSLLGTALNFFDVPADSFWATFAGRAVSFVIVVALNTVTLATMYRVLSRLVIPWRALLAGAAAGSVALAVLSTLSGLVLRGASNNPLAASFAAVLGLLIWFNLVCQVILIGAAWISVALERRGLPVHRPVAKRRRRKPAAAELAPETATSDAPHKL; this is encoded by the coding sequence GTGGCGAAGGACGCGGGCGATGACACAGGTGCGGATGCCGACACAGGTGCGGATACGCACACAGCCGCGCCGACAGGCATCCGCCGTCTGATCGCTCGCGTCACCCGTATCGTGCACTGGGTGCAGGCGACCACTCCGATGCGGGCGTTCACGCGCTTCAGCGGCAAGCGAGGCGGGCTACTCGCGGCCGGAATGTCGTATCAGGCCTTGTTCGCGGTGCTCGCGGCGCTGTGGCTGGTCTTCGCCGTGGCCGGCCTGTGGCTGTCATCGAATCAGGAACTCTTGAAAGCACTGATCGAGCTGATCAATCAGGGTGTGCCTGGCCTGATCGGCGCGGACGGCGTCATCTCGGAGGCGGCGTTGTCGCGGCTCGCAGGAACCCTCGGCTGGACAGGCCTGATCGCAGCGATCGGACTGCTGTGGACGGCGATCGGCTGGCTCGCATCGACTCGCGAGGCGATTCGCACGATGTTCGACGTTCCCGACGACACTCTCAACGTGATCCTGCAGAAGCTGCGCGACCTGGGTCTCGCCCTCGGATTCGGCATTCTGCTCACCCTCGCTGCCGCCGTCTCCCTGCTCAGCACCTCGCTGCTCGGCACGGCGCTGAATTTCTTCGATGTTCCGGCCGACTCATTCTGGGCGACCTTTGCGGGTCGGGCAGTGAGCTTTGTCATCGTCGTTGCGCTGAACACGGTCACCCTCGCCACGATGTACCGCGTGCTGTCCCGGTTGGTCATCCCCTGGCGAGCGCTGTTGGCCGGCGCCGCAGCCGGCAGCGTTGCTCTGGCGGTTTTGAGCACCCTGAGCGGTCTGGTGCTGCGCGGTGCGAGCAACAATCCGCTCGCCGCGTCGTTCGCCGCGGTGCTCGGCCTGCTGATCTGGTTCAACCTGGTCTGCCAGGTCATCTTGATCGGGGCCGCGTGGATCTCCGTCGCGCTGGAAAGGCGGGGGCTTCCCGTCCACCGACCGGTCGCCAAGCGCCGTCGCCGAAAGCCTGCGGCAGCCGAGCTCGCACCTGAAACGGCAACGTCGGACGCCCCCCATAAACTGTAG
- a CDS encoding YihY/virulence factor BrkB family protein — translation MSSQPARDARSHDHDERAAGPSARGSRDREKHEPEHDEADQNEPGRQEGDPRWHSIQPALEQLDKLAAPVKQTVQQNVARASLAVNWLGRFRLYRVGLRFTSRDGNLLAAGMSYRAIFAIFAALWLGFSIAGFRIASNNAFQEAIVGIIDRVVPGLIGPNGAISEAELASLGGALGWTGVIAGIGLLWTATSWLNAVRLSVRVMFDLGSVKVNLVLARLGDVVLALSFGVVLVVAATLSLASTNILTTLLTWIGITSDSFWAEAIAGGASFVVVAALNVLVLAIMFRVLSRVAIPFRALLVGATLGGLSLSVLSTAAGFLIGGASSNPLLASFAVFFGLLLWFNLVCRVILLAASWIAVGMSDRGISPVTFTAEQLERDRARTEYLARLNSAEADVAEAQHEYEKARGLGRIFASRRLTKAHSRLGAIAADRAELAEPPTRLGRGNDRLD, via the coding sequence GTGAGTTCGCAGCCCGCCCGCGACGCCCGGTCGCACGACCACGACGAGCGCGCCGCCGGCCCGAGCGCCCGGGGTTCCCGCGACCGCGAAAAGCACGAACCGGAACACGACGAGGCCGACCAGAACGAGCCGGGCCGGCAGGAGGGCGATCCGCGCTGGCACAGCATCCAGCCAGCCCTTGAGCAATTGGACAAACTTGCCGCCCCGGTCAAGCAGACGGTGCAGCAGAACGTCGCGCGCGCATCCCTCGCTGTGAACTGGTTGGGCCGGTTCCGCTTGTATCGGGTCGGCCTGCGATTCACAAGCCGTGACGGCAATTTGCTGGCGGCGGGAATGTCGTATCGTGCGATCTTCGCGATCTTCGCTGCCCTGTGGTTGGGGTTCTCGATCGCCGGGTTTCGAATCGCGAGCAACAATGCGTTTCAAGAGGCGATCGTCGGCATCATCGATCGCGTTGTGCCCGGGTTGATCGGCCCGAACGGCGCGATTTCAGAGGCAGAGCTGGCCTCGCTCGGCGGCGCACTGGGCTGGACCGGCGTGATCGCCGGTATCGGTTTGCTGTGGACGGCAACCAGTTGGCTCAATGCGGTGCGGCTCTCCGTGCGAGTGATGTTCGACCTGGGCAGCGTCAAGGTGAATCTCGTTCTTGCACGTCTCGGCGATGTGGTGCTGGCGCTCTCTTTCGGGGTCGTGTTGGTGGTCGCGGCGACCCTATCGCTTGCGAGCACCAATATTCTGACGACCCTGTTGACCTGGATCGGCATCACCAGCGATTCGTTCTGGGCCGAGGCCATCGCGGGCGGGGCCAGCTTCGTGGTCGTCGCCGCCCTGAATGTGCTGGTGTTGGCGATCATGTTCCGGGTGCTTTCGCGCGTTGCCATTCCGTTTCGGGCCCTCCTGGTCGGAGCGACACTCGGCGGGCTGAGCCTGTCCGTGTTGAGCACCGCCGCAGGATTCCTGATCGGCGGTGCGTCGAGCAACCCGCTTTTGGCGTCTTTCGCGGTGTTCTTCGGACTGCTGCTGTGGTTCAACCTGGTCTGTCGCGTCATCTTGCTGGCAGCCTCGTGGATCGCCGTCGGCATGAGCGACCGAGGCATCTCGCCCGTCACGTTCACCGCTGAGCAGCTCGAGCGGGATCGCGCCCGCACCGAATACCTGGCCCGCTTGAACTCGGCAGAAGCAGATGTGGCCGAGGCGCAGCACGAGTATGAGAAAGCACGCGGGCTCGGCAGGATATTCGCCAGCCGCCGGCTCACCAAGGCACATTCCCGGCTCGGCGCGATCGCCGCTGACCGCGCAGAGCTCGCGGAGCCGCCAACGCGCCTCGGCCGTGGCAACGACCGCCTTGACTAG
- the ptsP gene encoding phosphoenolpyruvate--protein phosphotransferase, translating into MVGTSIRLHGVGIGHGAAVGIVLRMPPPLPDPPDIHSFAEPYAEYARVAKALSVTAGDMLDRAELANGDARDVLRAHALMAQDPALIEDVHERIDAGKTAERAVFEAFQTFQTALQGVGGDMAERVADLRDVSRRAVAQLSGVAMPGVPRSDAPFVLVAQDLAPADTALLELDKVLALVTRDGGPTSHTAILARSKGLIAVVCAPGADALINGQLVIVDADAGQVTADPASEELKQALSRATAAAPARPITPGSLKDATPIPLMANLGSPQDAAAAVALGAEGVGLVRTEFLFLDAGSAPSVETQRAQYIKLLRAFPDKKVIVRVLDAGADKQLAFLGHTHEENPALGRRGIRALREHEQVLRDQLSALAQAQDATQARLGVMAPMVADAEETRYFVELGREFGLGSLGVTIEVPSAALLAEQLVGLVDFVSIGTNDLTQYTMAADRMLGSVSAYQSTWHPAVLRLMKMIGDAGTAARIPVGVCGEAAADPLLAVVFVGLGVNELSMAPAAFSDVRHVLGDVSMKVARRCAARALEATSALQARAMVVQELESGHA; encoded by the coding sequence GTGGTGGGGACGAGCATTCGACTGCACGGGGTGGGTATCGGCCATGGCGCCGCAGTCGGCATTGTGCTGCGGATGCCGCCGCCGTTGCCGGATCCGCCGGACATCCACTCGTTCGCCGAACCCTACGCGGAGTACGCCCGCGTCGCGAAGGCCCTTTCCGTCACGGCCGGAGACATGCTCGACCGCGCGGAACTCGCCAACGGCGACGCCAGGGACGTTCTGAGGGCCCACGCACTGATGGCGCAGGACCCGGCCCTGATCGAGGACGTGCACGAGCGCATCGATGCGGGCAAAACTGCGGAGCGCGCCGTGTTCGAGGCCTTCCAGACGTTTCAAACGGCGCTGCAGGGCGTCGGCGGCGACATGGCGGAACGAGTGGCGGACCTACGCGACGTGTCGCGTCGCGCAGTCGCGCAGCTCAGCGGCGTCGCCATGCCCGGCGTTCCCCGCTCCGACGCGCCATTCGTGCTCGTCGCCCAGGACCTCGCCCCGGCAGACACAGCACTGCTCGAACTCGACAAGGTGCTCGCGCTGGTCACCCGCGACGGCGGGCCGACCTCGCACACGGCGATCCTTGCACGATCGAAGGGGCTCATCGCCGTGGTCTGCGCACCAGGCGCCGATGCACTGATCAATGGGCAGCTGGTGATCGTCGACGCGGATGCCGGCCAGGTCACGGCTGATCCCGCATCCGAAGAACTGAAGCAGGCGCTCAGCCGAGCGACGGCGGCTGCGCCCGCTCGGCCGATTACGCCCGGTTCCCTGAAAGACGCAACCCCGATCCCGCTGATGGCCAACCTCGGTTCCCCGCAGGATGCCGCGGCTGCGGTCGCGCTCGGAGCGGAGGGCGTCGGGTTGGTGCGCACCGAGTTCCTGTTCCTCGATGCCGGGTCCGCGCCATCCGTCGAGACGCAGCGGGCGCAATACATCAAGCTGCTCCGCGCGTTCCCGGACAAGAAGGTGATCGTGCGTGTGCTGGACGCCGGTGCGGACAAGCAGCTCGCGTTTCTCGGGCACACCCACGAGGAGAATCCGGCGCTTGGGCGCCGCGGCATCCGCGCACTGCGAGAGCATGAGCAGGTGCTGCGCGACCAGCTGAGCGCGCTTGCGCAGGCACAGGACGCGACCCAGGCGCGGCTGGGGGTGATGGCGCCGATGGTCGCCGACGCAGAGGAGACCCGCTATTTCGTAGAGCTCGGCCGAGAGTTCGGCCTGGGCTCGCTCGGTGTGACCATCGAGGTGCCCTCCGCCGCTCTCTTGGCCGAACAACTGGTCGGGCTCGTGGACTTCGTCAGCATCGGCACGAACGATCTCACCCAGTACACGATGGCAGCAGACCGCATGCTCGGTTCTGTGTCCGCGTATCAGAGCACGTGGCATCCGGCGGTCTTGCGGTTGATGAAGATGATCGGAGACGCGGGCACGGCTGCTCGGATCCCGGTCGGCGTGTGCGGCGAGGCGGCGGCCGACCCGTTGCTTGCCGTCGTGTTCGTCGGACTCGGCGTCAACGAACTCTCGATGGCACCGGCGGCCTTCAGTGACGTGCGGCACGTTCTCGGCGATGTCAGCATGAAGGTTGCACGCCGCTGCGCCGCTCGCGCGCTCGAGGCGACCAGTGCGCTTCAGGCACGGGCGATGGTAGTGCAGGAATTAGAGAGCGGTCATGCGTGA
- a CDS encoding GNAT family N-acetyltransferase: protein MKPIVLSSARLELRAPGVADIDTITQCCQDADVQRWTTVPSPYSREDAEQFVRGVVEPGWRMGTGAIWGIRTDARQALVGMIGLHGIAHGGGELGFWLRPSARGKGIMGEAVQLVCDFGFAPAANDGDSGAETAGLGLRRIQWHAIAGNAASATVARRAGFQFEGVKRLGGVQRGTRVDAWSAGLLSTDDRTRATGWPPDTLVTS, encoded by the coding sequence ATGAAACCGATCGTGCTCTCCTCAGCACGACTCGAACTGAGAGCACCGGGCGTCGCCGACATTGACACGATCACGCAGTGTTGCCAAGACGCTGATGTGCAGCGCTGGACCACGGTGCCGTCGCCGTATTCGCGCGAAGACGCCGAACAGTTCGTGCGCGGAGTGGTCGAGCCCGGCTGGCGAATGGGCACCGGCGCGATCTGGGGCATCCGCACGGATGCACGGCAAGCGCTCGTCGGAATGATCGGCCTTCACGGAATCGCGCACGGCGGCGGGGAGCTGGGTTTCTGGCTCCGACCCTCCGCACGTGGTAAGGGAATCATGGGTGAGGCCGTGCAACTGGTCTGCGACTTCGGGTTCGCACCGGCCGCGAACGATGGCGACAGTGGCGCAGAGACTGCCGGACTCGGGCTGAGACGAATCCAATGGCATGCGATCGCCGGAAATGCTGCGTCTGCGACGGTCGCGCGGCGCGCCGGCTTCCAGTTCGAAGGAGTCAAACGCCTGGGCGGAGTGCAGCGCGGCACGCGCGTTGACGCATGGAGTGCAGGGCTGCTCTCCACCGATGACCGCACGCGAGCGACGGGTTGGCCGCCCGACACACTGGTCACGTCGTGA
- the sdhA gene encoding succinate dehydrogenase flavoprotein subunit, with product MTDQNTDSTVIDGVHHHQFDVVIVGAGGAGMRAAIEAGPHANVAVISKLYPTRSHTGAAQGGMAAALANVEEDNWEWHTYDTVKGGDYLVDQDAAEILAKEAIEAVIDLENMGLPFNRTPEGKIDQRRFGGHTRDHGKSAVRRSCYAADRTGHMILQTLFQNCVRLGINFFNEFYVLDLIMVDVEDVDGATIRKPTAVVAYDLATGELHVFHFKAVIFATGGFGKIFKTTSNAHTLTGDGVGIIWRKGLPLEDMEFFQFHPTGLYGLGILLTEGARGEGAILRNASGERFMERYAPTIKDLAPRDIVARSMVMEVAEGRGAGPHKDYVLLDCTHLGAEVLETKLPDITEFARTYLGVDPVTTPVPVMPTAHYAMGGIPTNNNAEVLSSNTTIVPGLYAAGECACVSVHGSNRLGTNSLLDINVFGKRAGKNAIEYVKTAEFAPLPDGAADGIRIMLEGMRASTGTERIAAIRKELQEEMDRNAQVFRTDDSLNQVTQTIHRLRDRFRNVGVQDKGKRFNTDLLEAVELGFLLDLAEVVVYSARNRLESRGGHQRDDYPKRDDVNYMKHTMAYLTGDPHSSTAGDHIKLDWKPVVITRYQPMERKY from the coding sequence GTGACTGACCAGAATACGGACTCGACCGTCATCGACGGCGTTCACCACCACCAGTTCGACGTCGTGATCGTCGGCGCCGGCGGCGCAGGCATGCGCGCGGCGATCGAGGCGGGCCCGCACGCGAACGTCGCTGTGATCTCCAAGCTGTATCCGACGCGTTCCCACACCGGCGCGGCTCAGGGCGGCATGGCCGCCGCGCTCGCCAACGTCGAAGAAGACAACTGGGAGTGGCACACCTACGACACCGTCAAGGGCGGCGACTATCTCGTCGACCAGGATGCCGCGGAGATCTTGGCAAAGGAAGCCATCGAAGCGGTCATCGACCTTGAAAACATGGGCCTGCCGTTCAACCGCACCCCTGAGGGCAAGATCGACCAACGCCGATTCGGCGGCCACACACGTGACCACGGCAAGTCGGCCGTTCGCCGTTCTTGCTATGCGGCGGACCGCACCGGCCACATGATCTTGCAGACGTTGTTCCAGAATTGCGTCAGGCTCGGCATCAACTTCTTCAACGAGTTCTATGTGCTCGACCTGATCATGGTCGACGTCGAGGACGTCGACGGTGCGACGATCCGGAAGCCGACCGCGGTGGTCGCCTACGATCTCGCGACCGGCGAGTTGCATGTCTTCCATTTCAAGGCCGTCATCTTTGCAACAGGCGGCTTCGGCAAGATCTTCAAGACCACCTCCAATGCGCACACCCTGACCGGTGACGGCGTCGGCATCATCTGGCGCAAGGGCCTTCCGCTGGAAGACATGGAGTTCTTCCAGTTCCACCCGACCGGCCTGTACGGTCTCGGCATCCTGCTGACGGAGGGCGCCCGTGGTGAGGGCGCGATCCTGCGCAACGCGTCTGGCGAGCGGTTCATGGAGCGCTACGCCCCCACGATCAAAGACCTTGCCCCGCGCGACATCGTCGCACGGAGCATGGTGATGGAGGTCGCAGAGGGACGCGGCGCTGGCCCGCACAAGGACTACGTGCTGCTGGACTGCACCCACCTCGGTGCAGAGGTGCTGGAGACCAAACTCCCGGACATCACGGAGTTCGCCCGCACCTATCTCGGCGTCGACCCCGTGACAACTCCCGTGCCCGTCATGCCGACCGCGCACTACGCGATGGGCGGCATCCCCACAAACAACAACGCGGAAGTGCTCTCGAGCAACACAACGATCGTGCCAGGACTCTACGCCGCCGGCGAATGCGCGTGCGTCTCCGTGCACGGCTCAAACCGCCTCGGCACCAACTCGCTGCTGGATATCAACGTGTTCGGCAAGCGGGCAGGCAAGAACGCGATCGAATACGTGAAGACCGCGGAATTCGCGCCGCTGCCGGATGGCGCGGCCGACGGCATCCGGATCATGCTGGAAGGCATGCGCGCCTCGACGGGCACCGAACGGATCGCCGCGATCCGCAAGGAGCTTCAGGAGGAGATGGACCGCAACGCGCAGGTCTTCCGCACCGACGATTCACTCAACCAGGTGACCCAGACCATTCACCGTCTGCGCGACCGGTTCAGGAACGTGGGCGTGCAAGACAAGGGCAAGCGGTTCAACACCGACCTGCTCGAGGCTGTCGAGTTGGGTTTCCTGCTCGACCTGGCCGAAGTCGTGGTCTACTCAGCGCGCAACCGCCTGGAAAGCCGCGGCGGGCACCAGCGCGACGACTATCCGAAGCGCGACGACGTGAACTACATGAAACACACGATGGCCTACCTGACCGGCGACCCGCACTCGTCCACCGCGGGAGACCACATCAAGCTCGATTGGAAACCCGTCGTGATCACCCGCTATCAGCCCATGGAGAGGAAGTACTGA